DNA sequence from the Lodderomyces elongisporus chromosome 5, complete sequence genome:
aaagacaacagacaaaagacaacagacaaaagacaacagacaaaagacaaaagacaaaagacaaaaaagaaaaatatatattttttattccatTCTAATTAGATTACAtgcatttcttttttaattcgcTATAGTCCAGCCCTAATTCCTCTGCCACTCTGCTACAAATCATGAAATCCAAACAAATATTTTGATATCGAGCCAACCAAACCTAATTTCGGTTTGTTAGCATCACCATCCTTCTTGTTCGATTTCTTTTCGTCAGgattaataaaaaagcgTGATCCTTCTTTTACATCAACATAAGATGACTTGTTCATACCTGAAGCCGATGACGACGAGGAAGAGGCAAATCTTGTttctgatgatgatgatgatgatgatgatgatgaatttgaaaatgcgGAGGACGCAGGCGGAGTAATAATTCCCGTAGCTCTTACACTATCTGCaccatttttttgtttctcattatatatttgttgCAAAGGAGTTGAGAGATTACCGTTTCCGATATCCTCATTCAAAAAggctttgtttttctcaagtttttcaataacACTTTTGTGAAATGGGACCACACCTAACAAGTTACCACTAAATATTGACCCGTTTTCTTGTAACGCATTGAGGGCCGAGTTTGTATTATCATATGTAATTTTGATCCATCCTGGCCCGGTAAATATTGGTACATTGCGTCGCTGCTTTTCAATTGTTAGCAACGATTTAGCGCCGTCACGGCCTTCCAAGGAAAAGTCTGTAAATTGTTCAAGAATTGTTCCAAACTGTTTAAAGAACTGGATAATCTGGCTAACCGAATTCTCAGGATACCCAAACACAATAATAGATGTTTCGGTATCATTATCAAAATCGACTGGTGTATTTTTTTCGTCAGTTTGATCAAAatctttgttgttattgttgttcttcttcttgctgTTATCAACAAAATTATTGTTTCTATTGAATAGGTTTTTGAACTCTTGCGGCGCCTTATTTGCAACGTTTGATAAAGTATCGCGTTCTGGTTTCGAAGAAAAACGTTCTTCATTCAAATCGTAGATGGAACGCAAAGGAGGCAAATCAGTCACAATGCCACTTCCTGCAATAGTTGATGCTCCTGAATTGGctccaccatcatcatcttgcAGTTGATGGAAACTATCATTCAATGTTTCATCGAAACGACTAAGGTCACCACCAACAGAATCGAAAAGAGCACTCAAACTCGTGTTATTTCTGTCCAAGAGACTTCCATGACCTAATGaattgtgtttgttgttaCTTCCAAACGAAACAATATTAAATTGCTCATTGGACACCAACACTGAAGAGTTTGCATTTTGAGATTTTTTGTTCCCAGACTTGTTTGAATTAGGTGCATTTATATGGAAGGCAGTTTTTTTGTGTGGTATTAGGTGGTTTGGGATAATCCTTTTCTTGTGGTTGTGTTGTGATTGTAACCACGTTGGTTGTTCTTGTGGATTTTGGCTACCAATTAATTGTGgttgattgttttgttgctgctgttgcaaaagttgttgttgttgctgttgttgttgctgttgcaagagttgttgttgttgctgctgtggTTGCTGTGGGACTTGTTGTTGAGCAAATTGCAGtggttgctgctgttgttgttggttaccaaaaccaaatgtGCTACTATTggtgaaaaattgatttgacGGCTGACGATTGAATAATGTAGACATTGTTGataaaatataaactttgaaagaaaaaaaaataagaacaaacaaatagaaaaggattgaaaaaaaaaacaagtgtAACTTTGTTTTGGTATAATCGAGTAGGTCTAATacaagttgttgatgatttgataaattttttgAGGTTGGTGGTTGAATAACTTGAGATTCCAGAAATTTCAAAGAAGCCAAAATATCTCAAAATCTTAAAATCTcaaaagcaacaaaataaagaagaggaagaaaaggaagaagaagaaaaagaagaagtagaacgcctgaaaaaaaaacaataatagaAATTTTACAGTTGGTAGCACTGTCACATCAAATCTCATCATCTCTCTAGTTCGATTCGAAATACCGCATCAACTTAGGAGCATATCTTCATACCTGTACATATTTACAACTATTTGGTATACATCTCATATTAAACACTTTGAAGATCGAGGCATTTTAACAACTAGAGTCAATTTCTGTTTCTtactttcctttttgatctttgattctataatttatttttttttcgtttgaTTTCCCATTCAATTAACAATCTTGGCTAAGTGGAATAACACAATTTCCATATAAAATCAACCTAGTTCaatacttttttgtttctttagaATTTTATTTGAATCATGATTTTATCACCAGCTGAGAAACAGTACTTGTATGACTCTCTTAGTCATCCACAACTCATTAGGCCAGATTCACGATCAACTCATCAATATAGGCCATTGGAGGCGACTACTTCTTTCTTGCCAGGATCAAATGGCTCGGCACGAATAAGACTCTCAGATGGTTCTGAGTGTATAGTCAGTGTTAAATCTAAAGTTGTCACTTACGATGCACGAATCAACCACAATGCAGTAGAGTTGGACATTGATATTGTGGGATATAGAGACGATTCAAATTACGTGGCCAATTTGCGATATCAGCTAAGCAACCTCTTGCAACAAAATTTCCCACACGACGTCTTGAAACTCACATCACGATATGCGTTTAAATTGTTTATTGATTGCATTGTTATTAGTCATACTTCGTATCCACTAAGCCTTATTAGTTTCGCCACTTATTTGGCTTTGAAGCTGACAAAATTGCCGCTTTTAATCAGTGATGttaatgatgaagaagtcGCCGAGTTACCAACATTTTCAGACGATTGGGACAATGCCACATCACTTTCGCAGATTTTGCAGGAGAAACAAATTGCCAGCGCAGATTTTCAACCGCCAGTGCTAGTGACAATTGGTGTTGTGGGCAACAACTTGATATTTGATCCTTCTCTTGAGGAAGAGCAAGTCTTGGAAAATAGTCTAATTGTTGGTTTCTATAACGGCAAGGTTATAACACCTATATTAAATGCAAATTTCTCAagcaacaactacaaaGGGTTTGATAAAAGTTTGATGATAAGAGCATTAACTTTAAGTAACAAGTTTTGTCCATACATTATTAAAGCTCTCGACACATTGGTTGAGCAAGAAAGCTATGAAACTGAAGGATCTATATTTTAGTTTTATATAATTGTAAGctaaataaagaaacaaatataaagacaagcaaagaaacaaacaaacaaggcaacaaacaaactgACAGActgaaaagtaaaatacTTTCAGAATTTAATTACAGATAATGAATTTAATgagcaaacaaacaaacgaGGATGCAGTATAAACTTTTGAATGTCTTGATTCTAACAATGCTGAGAAGAGTAGGCATGCACTATAATGGCTGCAGCAGTTTGGATATTCATCGAACGTATAATACCAACTTGCTTGATCTCGACGCAAAAGTCCAATTCAGCAAGCAACTCTCCTGGAataccttctttttcttttcccaaCAAGATTAAAGACTTTTTGGCAAATTCAagatttttgtttaattgtACAGATTTGTCAGTTTGTTCTAATCCAATAAGCGTATACCcatctcttttcttttcaagtaAATAGTTTTTAATCTCTTCCGGTTTGACTTCATGCATCGGCATCCATTGGTCAGCTGTAACTGCAACATTTTTGAACTGAGGGTGTTTTGCCACCTCCATATCGTGAATAGTTAGCAAACCTACACCTAGCACATCACTAAGACGACATATACCACCCAAATTAGGTGGCTTATCAACTAACGAAGCCACAACTATCAAGTCGCTTCTGCTTAGGTCTTTTGCAGATCTGGGATTATCGATATTCATAACTGAATTCCAAGCACCACTCTTGGTCTGCAATGGCGATGCCTGCTCTACTACCTGCTCTGGTGTAATGATGTGTCTTTTGTAAGTTTCTCGGAGTTTGTTGATGTCTTGAGTCTCTCCAATTGGCCGTCtcaatatttctttttgatcaGTCGAAAGGTATTGTTCAAACTGCTCCTTTGTGATAAAGTCCATATCATCGCGATCAGTCAATCTTAGCAAGTTTCCTCCAGCAATATAAGTCAAATTCAAGTCGCGTTTAATGTCCCATATGAGATCGTCACCACTTCTGTACAGGGTAAAGATTTCAGAATTCACAGCAGTTTGATAGAGCGTGTAAACCAATTGTTTGAGACGTGGATCAAGCAGTTTTTGTTCCAGCAGTGACATTGACAGCAAGtcctttctttcaatttcattccAAATTGATATAATCATCGATAGTGAAAAATGTCTAATTAATCTCTTTTGCGCAGTTGCTCCAGCAATTATCACGTTGATATACTTTGATAAATAGTCCACTTCCGTATCCCTCTCCAATTGGGCAATCATAAGGAATAATATCCGCTTGTACGATAAACAAACTGTTGGTTTGATATCCTTGTAATTCTCAGTCAACTCGTTAAACATTTCGTCCGAGAGTGTAGGATTCTGCAACATCTTGTAAGCAATGATCCATTCGATATACAGTCTAACCAACGGACTAGGGTCAGTGGCAACCCTGGTAATGAAAAGGTTGAAATCAATGTCTATTTGATCAACAATGGAAAGAATTATAGAATAAAGTTGAATTCTATTCCATTCTTCATAAGCATCGGTGCGCTTAAGTGCattgaaaagatgaaattctttttcattttcaataatgAAGGCATAAATCTTTTGTGCAAAGTCCTTATTGTTAATGGAATTGAACAATACAATAGTATCAATTCGAGCACTAATTTCATGGACACCAAAGACTCTTTTATAAATGTCTGaactttctttatttaccGCAATTTCTTTATCAAACTTTTCAGCTAATACGTTAACCAAATTGAAATGGGCATTTTTAGGTTGGTAAACCAAATACATTTTGACAAGAACTTCTGGCATCCAATCCAAACTTTCAAACTTGTTCGTGTTTGAAATGTGGAGTTTAGAAAGACAAGACGCCAAAGCAGGTAATAatgttcttcttgttttggaATTTTCCAAGACTGAAATGCAAAAATTTCGCAAATCTTGTCCGTAATCGTTGTAATTGccgttgtcgttgtcgttgtcgttgtcgttgtcgttgtcgttgttgtcgtCTTCGTCGTCAAagtctctctctttttcttctctggTTTCATAAACAATTCTTTCATGAAGCATAGCTTCGATGACAAGGAGGTGTAATTTCCGATCAATTAAGTTCAACCGTTGAGACGCTAACTGAGACCATACTTCAATCAAGAACGCAACGATGTCAGAGACCAAAGCTGGTTCAGGGTTAGATTGCAAGTAATTGATTATCGCTTTGATCATTGAACATCTTCCATCAAGACTCAAGATACTGGAACTAAAAATACCAAGCAAATTTTGGAAATCAATTGGTTGCTTACAATATGAAGTAGATAAACACGTCAAGTATTCACCTTCGATTGcatctttcaatttgtaaAAGAACCGATCTCTTTTCGATGCTTCTTTCTCATTCAATAGCAAttcatttttgaaattgaacaCTTCCAAGggattttcaaaaacatagtttgagtttgcaaaaagtttgttgaaaagCTTGAATTTTGCAACAGAATCTTTCAAGACTTCGATATCTGCTGACTGGAGCTCCATTTCTATTTTGCGCCACAACTGGGTCATAATAGATGACGAGATATCAATACCAGATTTGAACTCAATACGATCAAGTGCTTCTATAACCTCAATATTGTCCAGTAATGGCAAATTGGCCAAATTCTCACAAGACATTTGCAAATATCCAGCTTCAAGAAGTTTTGCCTGTAACAAGTCATTGGTGGTATTGAGGACGTTATTGTTTCTTGAAAAGCAAATTTGCAACACCTGTTGATCTATATCAGTAATATCGATTACTCCACATCCAtcattttgcaattctGTAACGTAATCCAGAACCAAACTCCAATCTCTCCTTAATGTTGCATATCCATTGTACTTGACGAATTTTGC
Encoded proteins:
- the RRP42 gene encoding Exosome complex component rrp42, producing the protein MILSPAEKQYLYDSLSHPQLIRPDSRSTHQYRPLEATTSFLPGSNGSARIRLSDGSECIVSVKSKVVTYDARINHNAVELDIDIVGYRDDSNYVANLRYQLSNLLQQNFPHDVLKLTSRYAFKLFIDCIVISHTSYPLSLISFATYLALKSTKLPLLISDVNDEEVAELPTFSDDWDNATSLSQILQEKQIASADFQPPVLVTIGVVGNNLIFDPSLEEEQVLENSLIVGFYNGKVITPILNANFSSNNYKGFDKSLMIRALTLSNKFCPYIIKALDTLVEQESYETEGSIF